CGACGCGACCGCGGAGTTCGCCGGGGTGAAGCTGACCGTCGACCGGATGAGCCTGCCTTACCTCGACGGTGCCTCGATCGACTTCGTCGACAGCATCGAGAAGCAGGGATTCACCATCGAAAACCCCAACGCCGGCGGGTCCTGCTCCTGCGGCGACTCGTTCAACTAGACGTTCACACCAGACGCCCTCCGAACACGGTCAGCCCCGGCGGATCGGCGGCTCAGTGGCGGTCGGTGGTCGACAGGTAGGCGTCAGGAGGCGTCACCTCAGGAGGCGTCAGTAGGTGCCGCCGGTCCGCAGCACATAGGAGCAGACCAGCACGCTGTCGTCCTGCAGCAGCAACTGCGCGGTGCCCTGCACGCCGTCACGGGCCGCGCCGCCGCCGGCCGGGACGATCCGCATGCTGAACAACACCTGGGCCTGATAGTGCGACAGCAGCACGATCTTGTCGACGGCGGTGACCTCGGCGTCGTCGAACTGCTTGTGGAACGCGTCGCTGCTCAGTTTCGCCAGCGCCTCATCGGAACGGCGGTCCCCGACCGCGTCGTAGGTGCCGCACATGGTGTTGCGGGCGATGATGTCGATATCCCGGTCGGCCAGGGCGTCGAGGTAGCGCTGGATCGCGACCTGCGCGGTCCGCTCGGTGAGGGGGGCGGCGGTGTCGCGGGTGGCGTAGACCAGGGCGCCGACCGCACCGGCGGTCAGCAGCACCGCCAGCAGCACCGCGACAACGAGCGGCCACCGGGCCCGCCGCGGCGCACGATAGCCCGGTGCCGGCGGGTACCCGGGCGGGGGCATCGCCAACGGTCCGGTCGGGGGATCGAAGTAGTCGTGGACCATCGGATGGGGGCCGCTGGGATGGGCGGCGTGCCGGGGAGCGCCGCCGGGCGGGGGGCCGGATCCGAAGCCGCCGACCCCGGGCGGCAGGGGATGCGGA
This sequence is a window from Mycolicibacillus parakoreensis. Protein-coding genes within it:
- a CDS encoding Rv0361 family membrane protein; the encoded protein is MTGPHPLPPGVGGFGSGPPPGGAPRHAAHPSGPHPMVHDYFDPPTGPLAMPPPGYPPAPGYRAPRRARWPLVVAVLLAVLLTAGAVGALVYATRDTAAPLTERTAQVAIQRYLDALADRDIDIIARNTMCGTYDAVGDRRSDEALAKLSSDAFHKQFDDAEVTAVDKIVLLSHYQAQVLFSMRIVPAGGGAARDGVQGTAQLLLQDDSVLVCSYVLRTGGTY